In Deltaproteobacteria bacterium, the genomic window CAGCGGCTCGACCGCCTTCCTCGTGAAACCGATCCTCGACGACATCTTCATCCGGAAGGACGCCGCCCAGCTGACGTACATCCCGCTCCTGGTGCTTGCGATCTATATCGTCCGCGGCGGGCTCGAGTTCACCCAGAGCTACCTGATGGCCGGGGTCGGGCAGCGGGTGGTGCGGGACATCCGCGAGCACCTGTACCGCCACTTGCAGTCGCTGTCGCTCTCGTTTTACCTGCGGCACCCCACCGGGGTGCTGATGTCCCGCGTACTGAACGACGTCGGCCTGATGCAGAGCGCCATCACCGACGCCGCCACCGGGCTCATCAAGGACATCTTCACCGCGTCGTTTCTCGTGTTCGTCGTCTTCTACCGCGACTGGAAGCTCGCGCTCATCGCCCTGGTCGCCTTCCCGCTCGCCTTCTGGCCGATCGCCCGGTTCGGGCGGAAGCTGCGGCGCACGAGCATCCAGGCCCAGGAGATCACGGGTGGGCTCTCGTCCCACCTGCAGGAGACGATCAGCGGCGCGAAGCTGGTGAAGTCGTTCGGGGCCGAAACGTACGAGACGGAGCGATTCTCCATGCGGAACAACGAGCTGTTCCGCCTCAGCATGAAGGTCGTGAAGGTGCAGGCGATGACCTCCCCGCTCTCCGAGATGTTCGCCGGCGTCGGGGCGGCGGCCGTTATCTACTACGGCGGCTACAGCGTGGTGAACGGCCACAGCACGCCGGGAAACTTTTTTTCCTTCATCACCGCGCTGTTCATGCTCTACGAGCCCGTGAAGCGCCTCTCCCGGATCAACAACGTCGTCCAGCAGGGGCTCGCCGCCGGGAGCCGCGTCTTCGAGGTGATCGACACCCTGCCCGAGGTGCGCGAGGCGGAGGGCGCGGGCGTGCTCGCCCCGATCCGGAAGGAGATCTCCTTCGATCGCGTCGATTTCCGGTACGCCCCGGAGGGGGAATCGGTCCTGAAGGAGATCGACTTCCGTGTTCCGGCCGGTACGATGGTCGCCATCGTCGGGTCCAGCGGGGCCGGGAAGACGACGCTGGTCGACCTGATCCCGCGGTTCTACGACCCGCAGGAGGGCGCGATCCGGATCGACGGGGTCGACGTCCGGAGCGTCACGCTCGCTTCCCTTCGCGAACAGATCGGGATCGTCAGCCAGCACACGGTGCTCTTCAACGATACGATCCGGAACAACATCGCCTACGGGATGCCCGGCGCCCCGATGGCGAAGGTCGTCGAGGCGGCGCGCCGCGCCAACGCGCACCCGTTCATCGAGCGGATGCCCGAAGGCTATGAGACGGTCGTGGGGGAACAGGGACTGCGGCTCTCCGGGGGGGAACGCCAGCGGCTCGCGATCGCCCGGGCGCTCCTGAAGGACGCCCCGCTGCTCATCCTCGACGAGGCGACCTCCGCGCTCGACACCGAATCGGAGCACGTCGTGCAGGAGGCGCTGGACGCCCTCATGCGCGGGCGCACGACCTTCGTCATCGCCCATCGGCTCTCGACGGTCCGCAACGCGGACGTGATCTTCGTGGTCGAGGACGGGCGCATCGTCGAGCGGGGGCGGCACGAGGAACTTCTCTCCCGGGAGTCCCGCTACCGTTCCTTCTACCTGAAGCAGTTCGAGGAGCGGAAAGCCGATCTCCCGGATGGCGAAGCGGGAACACGCTAAGTGGACCAATTCATAAATACTGCTGCGCCGCCTCGGAGGGGGGCTCCGTTCGTGGCTCGTCGTGCGGTGAACCCGCACGGCTGCGCTTTACCTCACTGCGCCCCTCTCCTGCGGCGGCTCCGCATTCGAAGCACTTAGGCGATGGATCGCCCGTTCCTCCCCGGGAGCCCGGGGCACCTTCTCTACAACCTTCTGCTCGGGACGGGGCTGGTCGTCGGCGCTCCCGTCTGGATCCCGTGGATCCTCCTCTCCAGGAAGCGGCGGGCGAACCTGCCGGACCGGATCGGACTGCGCGGCGCCCCCCGGCAAACGCCCATCGACGGCCGCCCGACCGTGTGGGTCCACGCGGTATCCGTGGGGGAGACCCTTGCCGCCGTCCCCCTCCTTCGCCTGTTGCGCCGGCGCGTCCCCGACGCCCGTCTCCTCGTATCGAGCGTGACGCTCACCGGGCGGGAGACGGCGATCAAATCCCTCTCCGGCGTCGCCGACGAGGGATTCTTCTTTCCGTTCGACCTTCCGGGGCTCTGCGGGCAGTTCCTCGACCGGGTGCGGCCGGACGTCGTGGTGATCGTGGAGACCGAGATCTGGCCCAATTTCATCGCCGCGTGCGCGCGCCGCGGGATTCCCGTGGTGATCGTCAACGGCCGGTTGTCGAAGCGCTCGTTCGCCGGGTACACGCGGTTCCGGTGGTTCTTCGCCCCCATTCTCCGGACGCTTCGGACGATCTCGGCCCAGACGGCCGAGGATGCGGAGCGGTTCGCCGCGCTGGGGGCCCCGCGGGAGATCGTCACCGTGGGGGGGAACCTGAAGTTCGACGTATCCCCCCCCGAAACCGGCGCGTCGCCGCTTTCCGCCCTTCTCCTGAAGGAGAAGGGCGCGGGGGCCGCGTGGATCGTCGCCGGTTCGACGCACGACGGCGAGGAGGCGCAGCTCCTGCGGGCGTTCCTCTCCGCGCGGGAGGGGAACCCGTCGCTCCGGCTCCTCCTCGCGCCGCGCCACCCGGAGCGGTTCGACGCGGTCGAGGCCCTGGTCCACCGGGAGGGCGTTTCCATGGTGCGCCGCACGGCGATCCCCGAGGGGGCGGAGCATCTCCCGGAAACGGTCGTGCTGCTCGACACGGTGGGCGAGCTTTCGGGCGCGTACGCGGCGGCCGACCTCGCGTTCGTCGGGGGCAGCCTCGTTTCGAAGGGCGGGCACAACGTCCTTGAGCCGTCGTGGCACGGCGTGCCGACGATCGTCGGCCCTCACATGGAGAATTTCCGGGAGATCGCCGACGTGTTCCTGGCCGGGGACGCCCTGATCCGGGTCGCGGGGGAGGAGGAGCTCGCGGATCGGTTGACGCGGTTCGCCGCGGATCCGCACCTCTTCCGCGAGACCGGCCGGCGCGCGAAGGAACTGCTCGAAACGTTCCGCGGCGCCTCCGAGGCGAGCACGGACGCGGTCCTGTCGGCGCTTCCTGTCCGCGAGGCGCGGAGATGATCCTCGGGGCCGTCGCCAGGGTGCGGCGCATCCTTTCCTCGGCGGGCCTCCTTCCGGCTTCGCGGCTTCCCCGGCCGGTCGTGAGCGTCGGGAACCTCGTGATGGGCGGCGCGGGAAAGACACCCCACGTCATCCACCTCGCGCGGTGGCTCACCGGGCAGGGGAGGCGGGTCGGGGTCCTGTCCCGCGGGTACGGGCGGAAAAGCCGCGGTGTCCGGTGGGTGTCCGACGGGGAGGGGCCGATCGCCACCGCGGCCGAGGGAGGGGACGAGCCGGTGCTGATCGCGCGCTCCCTGCCCGGGATCCCGGTCGCGGTTGGCGAGTCCCGTGCCGCCGCGGGTCGGGAGGTCCTGTCCAGGCGGCCCGTGGACGTATTCCTCCTCGACGACGGATTCCAGCACCTTTCCCTGCGGCGCGACGTCGACCTGCTCCTGGTCGAGTGCGGCCGGGGGCTCGGGAACGGGTGGACGGCGCCGCTGGGCCCGCTGCGGGAGCCGCCGTCCCACGCGCGGTTCGCGGACGCGCTGGTGATCACGAAATGTCCCGACGCGGAATCGGGGGCGCGGACCGCGCGCTCCGTCCCCTTTCCTTCCGATCGGCCCAGGGCCTTTTCGCGCCTGTCGCCCGGCGGGATCGTAGGGCGGGACGGCCTCCCCTCGAAGGAAGCCGCGGCCGGGGACGCCGTGTTCGCGTTCTCCGGGCTGGCCCGAAACGCGCAGTTCCGCGACACCCTGGCGGCGGCGGGATTCCGGGTCAAGGGGTTTCTCTCCTTTCCGGACCATCACGCGTACGGCCGGGGGGACCTCGACCGGATCGCCCGGGAGGCCGGCGGCCTTCCCGCGATCACGACGGAGAAGGACCTGGTCCGTCTCCCCGACGACGTTCCGTTTTCCGTCGGCGCGCTCCGCGTGGAGGTGGAGTACCTTGACGGGTGGGAGGAGATCTCCCGGATGATCCTCGATCGGATCGAGGGAGGTACCGGGTCGTGAAGGAACGAATCGCACGCGTCTTCCTGCGGATCCTCGAAGCGGTTCCGCTCCCGGCGCTCGCCTCGTTCTGCGAGGCGATGATGCTCCTTCTTTGCGTCGTCGACCGGAAGCACCGGCGGATCGCGCGGATCAACCTGGGGATCGCCTTCCCGGAGGTGGGGGACGCGGAGGCGGATCGGATCATCCGGGCGTGCTACCGGCAGATGGGCACCTCCGCCGCGGAGTTCGTCCACCTCCCGAAGATGGACGCGGCGTACATCCGGGAGCACTTCCGGATCGAGGGCGCTTCGCTCGTCCGGGAATCGCTCGTGGGAAGGAACCAGCCGGCGATGGCGATGACCGGCCACTTCGGAAACTGGGAACTGCTGTCGCACGTCTACGGATCCATGATCGCCCCGGCGGCGTTCATCGTGCGTCCGTTGAAGAGCGGAATCCTCGACCGGATCGTCACGGAGCGCAGGGAGTGCGTCGGCAACACGGTCATCCGCAAGGCGGACTCGGCGAAGGAGGTGATGAAGGTCCTGCGGAAGCGGATCCTCGTCGGGATCCTCATCGACCAGAATGTCG contains:
- the msbA gene encoding lipid A export permease/ATP-binding protein MsbA, with amino-acid sequence MGMSLYRRMLEYTRPYVPRLLFAMVVMVGVSALSGSTAFLVKPILDDIFIRKDAAQLTYIPLLVLAIYIVRGGLEFTQSYLMAGVGQRVVRDIREHLYRHLQSLSLSFYLRHPTGVLMSRVLNDVGLMQSAITDAATGLIKDIFTASFLVFVVFYRDWKLALIALVAFPLAFWPIARFGRKLRRTSIQAQEITGGLSSHLQETISGAKLVKSFGAETYETERFSMRNNELFRLSMKVVKVQAMTSPLSEMFAGVGAAAVIYYGGYSVVNGHSTPGNFFSFITALFMLYEPVKRLSRINNVVQQGLAAGSRVFEVIDTLPEVREAEGAGVLAPIRKEISFDRVDFRYAPEGESVLKEIDFRVPAGTMVAIVGSSGAGKTTLVDLIPRFYDPQEGAIRIDGVDVRSVTLASLREQIGIVSQHTVLFNDTIRNNIAYGMPGAPMAKVVEAARRANAHPFIERMPEGYETVVGEQGLRLSGGERQRLAIARALLKDAPLLILDEATSALDTESEHVVQEALDALMRGRTTFVIAHRLSTVRNADVIFVVEDGRIVERGRHEELLSRESRYRSFYLKQFEERKADLPDGEAGTR
- a CDS encoding 3-deoxy-D-manno-octulosonic acid transferase; the protein is MDRPFLPGSPGHLLYNLLLGTGLVVGAPVWIPWILLSRKRRANLPDRIGLRGAPRQTPIDGRPTVWVHAVSVGETLAAVPLLRLLRRRVPDARLLVSSVTLTGRETAIKSLSGVADEGFFFPFDLPGLCGQFLDRVRPDVVVIVETEIWPNFIAACARRGIPVVIVNGRLSKRSFAGYTRFRWFFAPILRTLRTISAQTAEDAERFAALGAPREIVTVGGNLKFDVSPPETGASPLSALLLKEKGAGAAWIVAGSTHDGEEAQLLRAFLSAREGNPSLRLLLAPRHPERFDAVEALVHREGVSMVRRTAIPEGAEHLPETVVLLDTVGELSGAYAAADLAFVGGSLVSKGGHNVLEPSWHGVPTIVGPHMENFREIADVFLAGDALIRVAGEEELADRLTRFAADPHLFRETGRRAKELLETFRGASEASTDAVLSALPVREARR
- the lpxK gene encoding tetraacyldisaccharide 4'-kinase encodes the protein MILGAVARVRRILSSAGLLPASRLPRPVVSVGNLVMGGAGKTPHVIHLARWLTGQGRRVGVLSRGYGRKSRGVRWVSDGEGPIATAAEGGDEPVLIARSLPGIPVAVGESRAAAGREVLSRRPVDVFLLDDGFQHLSLRRDVDLLLVECGRGLGNGWTAPLGPLREPPSHARFADALVITKCPDAESGARTARSVPFPSDRPRAFSRLSPGGIVGRDGLPSKEAAAGDAVFAFSGLARNAQFRDTLAAAGFRVKGFLSFPDHHAYGRGDLDRIAREAGGLPAITTEKDLVRLPDDVPFSVGALRVEVEYLDGWEEISRMILDRIEGGTGS
- a CDS encoding lysophospholipid acyltransferase family protein, with the translated sequence MKERIARVFLRILEAVPLPALASFCEAMMLLLCVVDRKHRRIARINLGIAFPEVGDAEADRIIRACYRQMGTSAAEFVHLPKMDAAYIREHFRIEGASLVRESLVGRNQPAMAMTGHFGNWELLSHVYGSMIAPAAFIVRPLKSGILDRIVTERRECVGNTVIRKADSAKEVMKVLRKRILVGILIDQNVDRPKGILVDFFTRKAYTTFGIARLALAMNAAIHPAFIFRDPARKFHHVLRFGPPIAIDPGAPREEEVARVTRRCNEELEKVIREAPDQWMWFHRRWKTRPVGEPEIYRGLQ